One window from the genome of Diorhabda sublineata isolate icDioSubl1.1 chromosome 10, icDioSubl1.1, whole genome shotgun sequence encodes:
- the LOC130449778 gene encoding mannose-P-dolichol utilization defect 1 protein homolog, whose protein sequence is MNSTSFELFRTVALLVLTPKCFDNYFLEMNYLDSSCFLSTLSKGLGFGIILGSLTVKVPQIIKIYNAKSGEGINILSVTLDLSAITIYMAYSFVKGFPFSSWGDASFLAVQTVLIGYLVLFYQGTIVKAILYLITYLIICYIMMFGMVSIDILWSLQTFNILLVVAGKLMQAFTNFKNGHTGQLSAVTLVMLLAGSLARIFTSMQETGDNIVILTYIASSLANAVLVTQLVIYWNVDAKRKVD, encoded by the exons ATGAATTCAACatcttttgaattatttagaaCAGTTGCCCTGTTAGTATTGACACCTAAatgttttgataattattttttagaaatgaattATCTAGATA gCTCCTGCTTCTTGTCAACATTGAGTAAAGGCCTAGGTTTTGGAATTATTTTAGGTTCTTTAACAGTGAAAGTACCacagataataaaaatttataatgccAAAAGTGGAGAAGGAATAAATATTCTCAGTGTGACACTGGACCTAAGTGCAATTACAATTTATATGGCATACAGTTTCGTCAAGGGGTTTCCATTTAGTTCATGGGGAGATGCTAGTTTTCTAGCAGTTCAAACAGTACTAATAGGATATTTAGTATTGTTTTATCAAGGAACTATTGTCAAAGCAATTCtttatttaataacttatttaataatttgttatattatgaTGTTTGGTATGGTGTCCATAGATATTTTATGGTCACTTCAAACATTTAATATATTACTAGTAGTTGCTGGTAAGCTTATGCAAGCCtttaccaattttaaaaatgggCACACTGGTCAATTATCAGCAGTTACCTTAGTAATGTTGCTAGCTGGATCATTAGCTAGAATTTTCACTTCAATGCAAGAAACTGGTGATAACATAGTCATTTTGACTTACATAGCTAGTAGTTTAGCTAATGCTGTTTTAGTAACTCAGTTAGTTATTTATTGGAATGTAGATGCTAAGAGGAAAGTGGATTAA
- the LOC130449697 gene encoding pickpocket protein 28-like yields the protein MHKLTVERKREKPNSWSRFQHYFNDYCEHSSIIGFNYVAEKRSKGERILWITLIIIATALSIYFIKEQYDKYDENPFIVSLATRETPIFQIPFPAITICPFTKAAKSLFNFTDVVHKLWDNISVSEYEIQTAQYMSMICDDDNLDIGVSEYIPEILHFNETFYERLDKLNPTSTLIDSSICKYMGEEFECLEYFSPIILDGGICYTFNMLNRDEIFKSNVHHYSDFHSGILTSDWDNDDGYRKGTGQEAYPRRALQAGADNSFDLIIMAFSGDSDPLCSIDVGYSITVHTPHSIPKTKKDYFILPLGSSTRVIVTPNVMSTSTTVKSYKTEDRKCYFSDERILHYFVSYTQGNCYLECFTNYTLQKCGCVHFYMPHEKDTPICGNYQRNCLQEAESELKTLEIEVAMGLREDSLSCNCYPLCSQLTYQTSITRTQWEWKEYYKAHKKLRTELNFSDDLTNELQFSRLKIYFKDDLFFSYEKNELYGIFDFISNFGGLLGLFTGFSLLTVAEIIYYISVRMWCNKRLYNDISGPPDSD from the exons ATGCATAAGTTAACTGTGgagagaaaaagagaaaaaccgAATTCGTGGTCGCGATTTCAACACTATTTCAACGATTATTGTGAACATTCTAGTATAATTGGATTCAATTATGTGGCCGAGAAACGGTCAAAAGGCGAAAg GATATTATGGATCACATTGATCATCATAGCGACAgcattatcaatttatttcataaaggAGCAATATGATAAATATGACGAGAATCCATTTATCGTTAGCTTAGCAACACGAGAGACgccaatttttcaaataccGTTTCCAGCAATAACAATATGTCCTTTTACAAAAGCGGCAAAATCTCTCTTCAATTTTACGGATGTCGTTCACAAACTTTGGGATAACATTTCTGTTTCTGAATATGA GATCCAAACTGCGCAGTATATGAGTATGATATGTGACGATGATAACTTGGATATTGGTGTCTCAGAATACATTCCAGAAATCCTACATTTCAATGAAACGTTTTACGAGAGACTCGACAAg TTAAATCCTACTTCGACTTTGATAGACAGCTCCATTTGCAAATACATGGGAGAAGAGTTTGAATGTTTGGAATATTTTTCGCCAATAATATTGGACGGTGGGATATGTTATACCTTCAATATGTTGAATAGAgacgaaattttcaaatcaaatgt gCATCATTATTCTGATTTCCACAGCGGTATATTAACCAGTGACTGGGATAATGATGATGGATATCGTAAGGGTACTGGTCAAGAAGCCTACCCACGAAGGGCTTTACAAGCAGGCGCTGATAATTCTTTTGATCTCATAATAATGGCATTTAGTGGGGACTCTGATCCTCTTTGCTCAATTGATGTTGGATATAGT ATTACAGTCCATACACCACATTCTATCCCCAAAAcgaagaaagattattttattttacctttGGGAAGCTCTACTAGAGTCATAGTTACACCGAATGTAATGTCAACTTCAACGACAGTCAAAAGTTACAAAACTGAAGATAGAAAATGTTACTTCTCTGATGAGAGAATATTACATTATTTCGTTTCGTATACTCAAGGAAATTGTTATCTGGAATGTTTCACAAATTATACTTTACAAAAGTGCGGATGTGTTCATTTTTATATGCCAC ATGAGAAGGATACTCCTATTTGTGGAAATTATCAGCGAAATTGTTTACAAGAAGCAGAAA GTGAACTCAAAACATTGGAAATAGAAGTTGCAATGGGTTTGAGAGAAGACTCTCTAAGTTGTAATTGTTATCCTCTCTGTAGTCAACTCACTTATCAAACAAGTATCACTAGAACCCAATGGGAATGGAAAGAATATTACAAAGCTCACAAAAAACTTCGAACGGAATTAAATTTCTCAGATGATTTAACGAACGAACT cCAATTCTCAAGACTGAAAATTTACTTCAAAGATGATCTATTCTTTTCTTATGAGAAAAACGAACTTTatggaatttttgattttatatccAATTTTGGAGGGCTATTAGGCCTTTTCACGGGATTCTCCCTTTTAACAGTagctgaaataatttattatatttctgtACGTATGTGGTGCAACAAAAGGCTCTACAATGATATATCTGGCCCTCCAGATAGTGACTGA